The Ensifer adhaerens genome contains a region encoding:
- a CDS encoding NlpC/P60 family protein, whose protein sequence is MSTPPDRRLNAYRPDLAESRLRGVVQAERYVEGSVARISVPVAPLRAKPDLACGTDTELLLGESVRVLDTNESWCWVKADLDGYVGYLPEYCLAPVVKSPTHIVTAPRTFVYTGHDLRFPTVYPLSMGSRLTVVDERETRGTRYFLLDGGQAVIANHCIEVGSVVPGDYVSVAARFVETPYLWGGRSGFGIDCSGLVQLSMMMVGRQAPRDSDMQATGLGTPIGREELTRGDLVFWKGHVALMEDDETLIHANGHTMTVAREGLEASIERIGWLYEQPTGYRRP, encoded by the coding sequence ATGTCGACACCGCCCGATCGCCGCCTGAACGCCTATCGCCCCGACCTCGCAGAGAGCCGGCTACGCGGTGTCGTGCAAGCCGAACGCTACGTCGAGGGAAGCGTTGCGCGCATCTCTGTTCCGGTTGCGCCCCTGCGGGCCAAGCCCGATCTCGCCTGCGGCACCGACACCGAGCTGCTGCTCGGCGAATCCGTTCGGGTACTCGACACCAACGAAAGCTGGTGTTGGGTGAAGGCCGATCTCGACGGCTATGTCGGCTATCTTCCGGAGTATTGCCTTGCGCCGGTGGTCAAGAGCCCGACCCATATCGTGACGGCGCCGCGCACCTTCGTCTATACCGGCCATGATCTGCGTTTCCCGACGGTCTATCCGCTGTCGATGGGCAGCCGGTTGACGGTTGTCGATGAACGCGAAACGAGGGGCACGCGCTACTTTCTGCTCGACGGCGGCCAGGCGGTCATCGCCAATCACTGCATCGAGGTCGGCAGTGTCGTGCCGGGAGACTATGTCTCGGTCGCTGCCCGCTTCGTCGAAACACCCTATCTCTGGGGCGGGCGTTCCGGCTTCGGCATCGATTGCTCCGGCCTTGTGCAATTGTCGATGATGATGGTCGGCAGGCAGGCGCCGCGCGATTCCGACATGCAGGCGACGGGGTTGGGAACGCCGATTGGGCGCGAAGAGCTCACACGCGGCGACCTCGTCTTCTGGAAAGGGCACGTCGCGCTGATGGAGGACGACGAAACCCTGATCCACGCCAACGGTCACACGATGACGGTTGCGCGAGAGGGCTTGGAGGCCTCGATCGAGCGGATTGGCTGGCTCTATGAGCAGCCGACGGGCTACCGCCGTCCCTGA
- a CDS encoding AAA family ATPase, whose product MSTIDYRIETGTEGDDPSFDARMSDLEQVRPLPRISIHAFCESNAMLQLMERCGQDRRMAKVSLRINSGSIDAAANMFATVSTPNLIILETATEPRSLLTELAPLAEVCDPSTKVILVGKHNDIGLYRELIRNGISEYMVAPVSMPDILTAVSAIFVDPDAEPLGRSIAFIGAKGGCGSSVIAHNCAWGISSLFSTETILADLDLPYGTANIDFDQDPPQGIAEAVFAPERLDEVFLDRLLTKCSEHLSLLAAPSMLDRAYDFETGAFHPILEILQRSAPVSVLDIPHLWTDWTRSVLGEADEVVITAIPDLASLRNTKNLLDALKRLRPNDKPPHLVLNQVGMPKRPEIAANEFCDSLEIEAAAIIPFDAALFGNASNSGRMIAEIDKKAPAAETFSQLAHLLTGRVTMKKARRGGLGKMLAALGRK is encoded by the coding sequence ATGAGTACCATCGATTACAGGATCGAGACTGGCACCGAGGGGGACGACCCGTCCTTCGATGCGCGTATGAGCGATCTGGAGCAGGTTCGTCCGTTGCCGCGGATTTCGATCCACGCGTTTTGCGAAAGCAACGCGATGTTGCAGCTGATGGAGCGGTGCGGCCAGGATCGGCGCATGGCGAAAGTTAGCCTGCGCATCAACAGCGGCAGCATCGATGCCGCCGCCAACATGTTCGCGACCGTATCGACGCCCAACCTGATCATTCTCGAGACGGCGACGGAACCTCGGTCGCTGCTGACCGAACTGGCGCCGCTGGCGGAAGTCTGTGACCCCAGCACCAAGGTGATCCTCGTCGGCAAGCACAACGATATCGGGCTCTACCGCGAACTCATCCGCAACGGCATTTCCGAATACATGGTCGCGCCGGTCTCGATGCCGGACATTCTCACTGCCGTTTCGGCGATCTTCGTCGACCCGGATGCCGAGCCCTTGGGGCGAAGCATCGCCTTCATCGGTGCGAAGGGCGGTTGTGGATCGTCCGTGATCGCGCACAATTGCGCCTGGGGCATCTCCAGCCTATTCTCGACCGAAACGATTCTCGCTGATCTCGACTTGCCCTATGGCACCGCCAACATCGATTTCGACCAGGATCCGCCGCAGGGCATCGCCGAGGCGGTCTTTGCGCCGGAGCGCCTGGACGAGGTATTTCTCGATCGCCTGCTGACCAAGTGCTCCGAGCACCTGTCGCTGCTTGCGGCACCTTCGATGCTCGACCGCGCCTATGATTTCGAGACCGGGGCTTTCCACCCCATCCTCGAGATCCTGCAGCGCAGCGCCCCCGTCTCCGTTCTCGACATTCCGCATCTGTGGACGGACTGGACACGGTCCGTGCTCGGCGAAGCCGACGAGGTGGTGATCACGGCGATCCCGGACCTTGCGAGCCTGCGCAACACCAAGAACCTGCTCGACGCCCTGAAGAGGCTGCGCCCCAACGACAAGCCGCCCCACCTGGTGCTGAACCAGGTCGGCATGCCGAAACGGCCGGAGATCGCCGCCAACGAGTTCTGTGATTCGCTGGAAATCGAAGCCGCGGCCATCATTCCCTTCGATGCTGCCCTGTTCGGTAACGCTTCGAACAGCGGGCGGATGATCGCCGAAATCGACAAGAAAGCGCCGGCTGCTGAAACCTTCTCGCAGCTCGCACATCTTCTGACCGGCCGCGTGACGATGAAGAAGGCCCGGCGCGGCGGCCTCGGCAAGATGCTTGCAGCGCTCGGCAGGAAATAG
- a CDS encoding type II secretion system F family protein: protein MFGIDITVMALAALVAISAAALAYGLLFSRIESEKKAEGRVRKISAAETDRAKMKAARDRVSELSKRRKSVQDSLKELEKKQQERSAKTAPSMKVRLTQADLSISIGRFYLFSALFGFFAFLVVLILGAGLPIAVGFGLVAGLGLPRWFIGYLVKRRCKKFLEEFPNALEVMVRSIKSGLPLNDALRLIAADGQEPVKTEFRRVVESQQVGLSVTEACARMVNSIPLPEVNFFAIVIAIQAQAGGNLSEALGNLSKVLRERRKMRAKVSAMSMEAKASACIIGALPFIVALLVYLTSPAYMMVLFTDPRGHLIIGAGLFWMSIGIWVMRNMINFDI, encoded by the coding sequence ATGTTCGGGATAGACATCACCGTTATGGCGCTAGCGGCCCTCGTCGCCATATCGGCGGCGGCGCTTGCCTACGGCCTGCTGTTCTCGCGCATCGAAAGCGAAAAGAAGGCGGAAGGCCGCGTGCGCAAGATCAGCGCGGCGGAAACCGACCGCGCCAAGATGAAGGCCGCGCGCGACCGCGTGAGCGAACTGTCGAAACGGCGAAAATCCGTCCAGGATTCGCTGAAAGAATTGGAAAAGAAGCAGCAGGAACGCTCGGCAAAGACAGCGCCCTCGATGAAGGTGCGTCTCACCCAGGCGGACCTGTCGATCTCCATCGGGCGCTTTTATCTGTTCAGCGCGCTCTTCGGCTTTTTCGCCTTTCTGGTCGTGCTGATACTGGGCGCCGGGCTCCCCATTGCCGTCGGCTTCGGCCTGGTCGCCGGGCTCGGCCTGCCGCGCTGGTTCATCGGCTACCTGGTCAAGCGGCGCTGCAAGAAGTTCCTCGAGGAATTCCCGAACGCGCTTGAGGTCATGGTCCGCTCGATCAAGTCGGGCCTTCCCTTGAACGACGCGCTACGTCTCATCGCCGCCGACGGCCAGGAGCCGGTCAAGACCGAGTTTCGCCGCGTGGTGGAATCCCAGCAGGTGGGCCTGAGCGTGACCGAAGCCTGCGCCCGTATGGTCAACAGCATTCCCCTGCCGGAGGTGAATTTCTTCGCCATCGTGATCGCCATCCAGGCGCAGGCGGGCGGCAATCTCTCGGAAGCCCTAGGCAACCTGTCGAAGGTCCTGCGCGAGCGCAGGAAGATGAGAGCGAAGGTCAGTGCCATGTCGATGGAAGCCAAGGCCTCGGCCTGCATCATCGGCGCCCTGCCGTTCATCGTCGCGCTTTTGGTCTACCTGACATCGCCCGCCTACATGATGGTGCTTTTCACCGACCCCCGCGGTCATCTGATCATCGGTGCCGGCCTGTTCTGGATGAGCATTGGCATTTGGGTGATGCGCAACATGATCAACTTCGACATCTGA
- a CDS encoding ABC transporter ATP-binding protein — MTDPILSVRDLSVAFHQGGNTSVAVDHISFDIRRGETVALVGESGSGKSVSANSILKLLPYPSASHPSGEIVFNGKDLLKASDAELRHARGNDITMIFQEPMTSLNPLHSIERQIGEILELHQGLEGAARRTRILELLNQVGIREPEKRLSAYPHELSGGQRQRVMIAMALANRPELLIADEPTTALDVTVQAQILELLKTLKDEHGMSMLFITHDLGIVRKIADRVCVMTKGKIVETGPTAEIFANPQHAYTRHLLASEPKGNPPPSDASKPIVMEASEMKVWFPIKAGFLRKVVDHVKAVDGIDLKLRAGQTLGVVGESGSGKTTLGLALTRLISSKGRIAFIGKDIDRYSFNEMRPLRNRMQIVFQDPYGSLSPRMSVADIIAEGLKIHERSLSDNERDARVAAALEEVGLDPATRWRYPHEFSGGQRQRIAIARAMVLKPQFVMLDEPTSALDMSVQAQVVDLLRDLQSKHDLAYLFISHDLKVVRALANEMIVMRMGKVVEQGPAERIFNAPSQDYTKALMAAAFNLEAVNLTAIRQ, encoded by the coding sequence ATGACAGATCCAATCCTCTCCGTCCGTGACCTTTCCGTCGCCTTTCACCAGGGCGGCAACACCTCCGTTGCCGTCGACCATATCTCCTTCGACATCAGGCGCGGCGAGACCGTGGCGCTTGTCGGCGAATCCGGTTCGGGCAAATCGGTCTCGGCCAACTCGATCCTGAAGCTCTTGCCCTACCCGTCCGCCAGCCACCCGAGCGGCGAAATCGTCTTCAACGGCAAGGACCTGCTGAAAGCCAGCGATGCGGAGCTGCGCCACGCCCGCGGCAACGACATCACCATGATCTTCCAGGAGCCGATGACCTCGCTCAACCCGCTGCATTCGATCGAGCGGCAGATCGGCGAGATCCTCGAACTGCACCAGGGGCTGGAGGGTGCAGCGCGGCGCACGCGCATTCTCGAGCTGCTCAACCAGGTCGGCATCCGCGAGCCGGAGAAGCGGCTGAGCGCCTATCCGCACGAGCTCTCGGGTGGCCAGCGCCAGCGTGTGATGATCGCGATGGCGCTCGCCAACCGACCGGAACTCTTGATCGCCGACGAGCCGACGACCGCACTCGACGTCACCGTGCAGGCACAGATCCTCGAGCTGTTGAAGACGCTCAAGGATGAGCACGGCATGTCGATGCTGTTCATCACCCATGACCTCGGCATCGTGCGCAAGATCGCCGATCGGGTCTGCGTCATGACCAAGGGCAAGATCGTTGAAACGGGACCGACCGCCGAGATCTTTGCCAATCCGCAGCATGCCTACACCCGCCATCTGCTCGCCTCCGAGCCGAAGGGCAATCCGCCGCCGTCTGACGCGTCGAAGCCGATCGTGATGGAAGCCTCTGAGATGAAGGTGTGGTTCCCAATCAAGGCGGGATTCCTGCGCAAGGTGGTCGATCATGTGAAGGCCGTCGACGGCATCGATCTGAAGCTGCGTGCAGGCCAGACACTCGGCGTCGTCGGCGAATCCGGCTCCGGCAAGACGACGCTCGGGCTTGCGTTGACGCGGCTGATCTCGTCGAAGGGTCGCATCGCCTTCATCGGCAAGGACATCGACCGCTACAGCTTCAACGAGATGCGGCCGCTTCGAAACCGGATGCAGATCGTCTTCCAGGATCCCTACGGCTCACTCAGCCCGCGCATGTCGGTGGCCGATATCATCGCCGAGGGCCTGAAAATCCACGAGCGCTCCCTATCCGACAACGAGCGCGACGCCCGCGTCGCGGCGGCGCTCGAAGAAGTGGGCCTCGATCCCGCGACCCGCTGGCGCTATCCGCACGAGTTCTCCGGTGGCCAGCGGCAGCGCATCGCCATTGCCCGCGCCATGGTGCTTAAGCCGCAATTCGTGATGCTCGACGAGCCGACCTCGGCGCTCGACATGAGCGTGCAGGCGCAGGTGGTCGACCTCCTGCGGGACCTGCAGAGCAAACACGACCTCGCCTATCTGTTCATCAGCCACGACCTCAAGGTCGTGCGCGCCCTTGCCAACGAGATGATCGTGATGCGCATGGGCAAGGTGGTTGAGCAGGGCCCGGCCGAACGCATCTTCAATGCCCCGAGCCAGGACTACACGAAGGCGCTGATGGCTGCCGCCTTCAACCTCGAAGCCGTCAACTTGACCGCGATCCGTCAATAG
- a CDS encoding tetratricopeptide repeat protein: protein MAKYTTSSSKRARFLQGAAIALVALSLAGCANQPKKELTTGSISRTSKPVQSMTAPELSAAAESIGQAYEKNPKDREAGLNYANLLRMTGRNEQALAVMQQVAINHPSDREVLGAYGKAQAAAGQLEQALATIGRAQTPDRPDWKLKSAEGAILDQLGRAQEARLRYREALDLKPNEPSVLSNLGMSYLLTKDLRTAETYLKLAASQPGADSSVRQNLALAVGLQGRFQEAETIARQELSSEQAEANVAYLRSMLSQQGAWKELAKADDKKVAN from the coding sequence ATGGCCAAATATACGACCTCATCCTCGAAACGCGCCCGTTTCTTGCAGGGCGCGGCGATCGCGCTGGTGGCGCTTTCGCTTGCCGGCTGCGCCAACCAGCCGAAGAAGGAACTGACGACAGGGTCGATCTCCAGAACGTCAAAACCGGTGCAGTCGATGACCGCGCCTGAGCTTTCGGCCGCTGCCGAAAGCATCGGCCAGGCGTATGAAAAGAACCCCAAGGATCGCGAAGCGGGCCTCAACTATGCCAATCTCCTGCGCATGACTGGCCGCAATGAGCAGGCGCTTGCGGTGATGCAGCAGGTCGCGATCAACCATCCGTCGGACCGCGAAGTGCTCGGCGCCTACGGCAAGGCACAGGCCGCCGCCGGTCAGCTCGAGCAGGCGCTTGCGACAATCGGCCGAGCGCAGACACCCGACCGTCCAGACTGGAAGCTGAAATCGGCCGAGGGCGCAATCCTCGACCAGCTGGGCCGCGCCCAGGAGGCGCGACTGCGCTACCGCGAGGCTCTCGACCTCAAGCCGAACGAGCCGTCAGTACTCTCGAATCTCGGCATGTCCTATCTTTTGACCAAGGACCTTCGCACCGCCGAAACCTATCTCAAGTTGGCGGCAAGCCAGCCCGGCGCCGACAGCAGCGTGCGCCAGAACCTCGCGCTCGCCGTCGGCCTTCAGGGCCGCTTCCAGGAAGCCGAGACGATCGCCCGCCAGGAGCTTTCCAGCGAGCAGGCGGAAGCGAACGTCGCCTATCTGCGCTCAATGCTTTCGCAGCAGGGCGCATGGAAAGAGCTCGCCAAGGCCGACGACAAGAAGGTCGCCAACTAA
- a CDS encoding CpaF family protein, with product MFGKRGNEGFGKGGGTPVSAPPPIVAAVQAPVVERAVPVLAETPSAGARPPTPAPPARRRQARTEDYYDTKSQVFSALIDTIDLSQLAKLDTESAREEIRDIVNDIITIKNFAMSISEQEELLDDICNDVLGYGPLEPLLARDDIADIMVNGAGQTFIEVAGKVQESEIRFRDNAQLLSICQRIVGQVGRRVDESSPICDARLPDGSRVNVIAPPLAIDGTALTIRKFKKDKLTLEQLVRFGSITPEGAVLLQIIGRVRCNIVISGGTGSGKTTLLNCLTRYIDTDERVITCEDTAELQLQQPHVVRLETRPPNIEGEGEITMRDLIKNCLRMRPERIIVGEVRGPEVFDLLQAMNTGHDGSMGTIHANTPRECLSRMESMIALGGYTLPAKTVREIIAGSVDVIIQASRLRDGSRRITHITEVVGMEGDVIITQDLMRYEIDGEDAGGRIIGRHMSTGIGRPHFWDRARYFNEDKRLAATLDAMDKG from the coding sequence ATGTTTGGCAAGCGCGGAAACGAAGGCTTCGGCAAAGGCGGCGGCACCCCGGTTTCCGCCCCTCCGCCGATCGTGGCTGCGGTGCAAGCGCCGGTGGTCGAGCGCGCCGTTCCGGTTCTTGCCGAAACGCCCTCCGCTGGTGCCAGGCCGCCGACGCCCGCTCCGCCGGCAAGACGGCGGCAGGCGCGGACGGAAGACTACTACGACACGAAATCGCAGGTCTTCTCCGCGCTGATCGACACGATCGATCTGTCGCAGCTCGCCAAGCTCGATACGGAGAGCGCGCGCGAGGAAATCCGCGATATCGTCAACGACATCATCACGATCAAGAACTTCGCGATGTCGATCTCCGAGCAGGAGGAATTGCTCGACGATATCTGCAACGACGTTCTGGGGTACGGTCCGCTCGAACCGCTGCTTGCCCGCGACGACATCGCCGACATCATGGTCAACGGTGCAGGCCAGACCTTCATCGAAGTCGCCGGTAAAGTGCAGGAATCGGAAATCCGCTTCCGCGACAACGCGCAGCTTCTTTCGATCTGCCAGCGCATCGTCGGCCAGGTCGGTCGCCGCGTCGACGAATCGAGCCCGATCTGCGACGCCCGCCTGCCGGACGGGTCCCGCGTCAACGTCATTGCCCCACCGCTCGCCATCGACGGCACGGCGCTTACCATCCGCAAGTTCAAGAAAGACAAGCTGACGCTCGAGCAGCTGGTCCGCTTCGGCTCGATAACGCCAGAGGGCGCCGTTCTCCTGCAGATTATCGGTCGCGTCCGCTGCAACATCGTCATTTCGGGCGGCACGGGCTCGGGCAAGACGACGCTTCTCAATTGCCTGACACGCTATATCGACACGGATGAGCGCGTGATCACCTGCGAAGACACGGCCGAACTCCAATTGCAGCAGCCGCATGTCGTGCGCCTCGAAACCCGCCCACCGAACATCGAAGGCGAAGGCGAGATCACCATGCGCGATCTCATCAAGAACTGCCTGCGCATGCGCCCCGAACGCATCATCGTCGGCGAAGTGCGCGGCCCGGAAGTCTTCGACCTGTTGCAGGCGATGAACACCGGCCATGACGGCTCGATGGGAACCATCCACGCCAACACGCCGCGCGAATGCCTGAGCCGCATGGAATCTATGATCGCGCTTGGCGGTTATACGCTGCCGGCAAAGACCGTGCGCGAGATCATCGCCGGATCGGTGGACGTGATCATCCAGGCGTCCCGCCTTCGCGATGGTTCCCGCCGCATCACCCACATCACCGAGGTGGTGGGCATGGAAGGCGACGTGATCATCACCCAGGACCTGATGCGCTACGAGATCGATGGCGAAGACGCCGGCGGGCGGATCATCGGCCGCCACATGTCGACCGGCATCGGCCGGCCGCACTTCTGGGATCGCGCGCGCTACTTCAACGAGGACAAGCGACTGGCCGCGACCCTCGACGCGATGGACAAGGGCTAG
- a CDS encoding type II secretion system F family protein → MSTDLIKTLTDPNVVVAILVSLAVLATFYSLIVPLFDRGDLGKRMKSVATEREQIRARERARLAAEVQNGRASLRGQNNASIRQVVERLNLRSALVDDNTVNRLKMAGFRSQNALNTFLFARFCLPFLFLLVALVYIFVLGNFADKPLMVRLFFAIGFAYLGFYAPNIVVANAITKRQASIRRAWPDALDLLLICVESGVSMELGMRRVADEVASQSQQLAEELVLTTAELSFLPERRVALENLGQRTGLDEVKSVVQALIQADRYGTPIAQALRVLAQESRDQRMTAAEKKAAALPPKLTVPMILFFLPVLVAVILGPAGIQVADKF, encoded by the coding sequence ATGAGCACTGACCTGATCAAGACCCTGACCGATCCCAACGTCGTCGTCGCCATTCTGGTTTCGCTCGCCGTGCTCGCAACCTTCTATTCGCTGATCGTGCCGCTGTTCGATCGCGGCGATCTCGGCAAGCGGATGAAGTCCGTTGCGACCGAGCGCGAGCAGATCCGGGCGCGCGAACGCGCGCGGCTTGCCGCCGAGGTTCAAAACGGCCGGGCAAGCCTGCGCGGGCAGAACAACGCCTCCATCCGCCAGGTCGTCGAACGGCTCAACCTGCGCTCGGCGCTCGTCGACGATAATACCGTCAACCGGTTGAAAATGGCCGGCTTCCGTTCGCAGAACGCGCTCAACACCTTCCTGTTCGCGCGCTTCTGCCTGCCCTTCCTGTTTCTGCTCGTCGCGCTCGTCTATATCTTCGTACTCGGCAATTTTGCCGACAAGCCGCTGATGGTGCGGCTCTTCTTTGCGATCGGCTTTGCCTATCTTGGCTTTTATGCGCCGAACATCGTCGTGGCCAACGCCATCACCAAGCGCCAGGCGTCGATACGCCGGGCCTGGCCGGATGCGCTGGATCTCCTGCTGATCTGCGTCGAATCGGGCGTGTCGATGGAGCTCGGCATGCGTCGCGTCGCCGACGAGGTGGCATCGCAATCGCAGCAACTGGCGGAAGAGCTGGTGCTGACGACGGCGGAACTGTCGTTTCTGCCCGAGCGCCGGGTTGCACTTGAAAATCTCGGACAGCGCACCGGCCTCGACGAGGTGAAATCCGTGGTCCAGGCACTGATCCAGGCGGACCGCTACGGTACGCCGATCGCTCAGGCCCTGCGTGTGCTAGCGCAGGAAAGTCGCGACCAGCGCATGACGGCAGCCGAGAAGAAGGCGGCTGCACTGCCGCCGAAGCTGACTGTACCGATGATCCTGTTCTTCCTGCCGGTGCTGGTCGCCGTCATCCTTGGACCCGCGGGCATCCAGGTCGCCGACAAATTCTAG
- a CDS encoding 2-hydroxyacid dehydrogenase: MSAKSPVIVDLKFIPEEVEAALRGAFPDREVINRADAVHHNRDLSGIDYAVVWKSAPDLFDRAPDLKVVFSGGAGVDHVLTLPGLPEVPLVRFVDQTLTTRMSEWVVMQCLMHLRQHRTYEAQAAKREWRDLTQPEAADITVGIMGMGVLGQDAARKLSAMGFKVIGWSRSKRDVAGIETFGGNELDSFLARSDFLVGLLPLTPDTRGIFNLRLFARLSRNGPFGAPVFINAGRGGSQVEADILKALDSGVLAGASLDVFEQEPLAQDSRFWTLPNVYVTPHVAASSDVKALFRHVEQQIARFEGGQALEHVVDKVAGY; this comes from the coding sequence ATGTCCGCAAAAAGCCCCGTCATCGTCGATCTGAAGTTCATTCCGGAGGAGGTCGAGGCGGCGCTTCGCGGGGCCTTCCCGGATCGCGAGGTGATCAACCGCGCCGATGCCGTGCACCACAACCGCGACCTCTCCGGCATCGACTATGCAGTCGTCTGGAAATCGGCACCGGACCTGTTCGACCGGGCGCCGGATCTCAAGGTGGTGTTCTCCGGCGGCGCCGGCGTCGACCACGTCCTGACCTTGCCGGGCCTTCCCGAAGTGCCGCTCGTGCGCTTCGTCGACCAGACGCTGACGACGCGCATGAGCGAATGGGTGGTCATGCAGTGCCTCATGCACCTGCGCCAGCACCGCACCTACGAGGCGCAGGCGGCGAAACGCGAATGGCGCGACCTGACCCAGCCGGAAGCCGCCGACATCACCGTCGGCATCATGGGCATGGGCGTGCTTGGCCAGGACGCCGCCCGCAAGCTCTCGGCCATGGGCTTCAAGGTCATCGGCTGGTCGCGCAGCAAGCGCGACGTCGCCGGCATCGAGACCTTTGGCGGCAACGAACTCGACAGCTTCCTGGCACGCAGCGACTTCCTTGTCGGCCTGCTGCCGCTGACGCCGGACACCCGCGGCATTTTCAACCTGCGCCTGTTTGCAAGGCTCAGCCGTAACGGCCCGTTCGGCGCGCCTGTCTTCATCAATGCCGGCCGCGGCGGTAGCCAGGTCGAAGCGGACATCCTGAAGGCGCTCGACAGCGGCGTGCTCGCTGGTGCCTCGCTCGACGTTTTCGAGCAGGAGCCGCTTGCCCAGGACAGCCGCTTCTGGACCCTGCCCAACGTCTACGTCACACCGCACGTGGCGGCATCCTCCGACGTCAAGGCCCTCTTCCGCCATGTGGAGCAGCAGATCGCCCGCTTCGAAGGCGGACAGGCGCTCGAACACGTCGTCGACAAAGTAGCCGGCTACTGA
- a CDS encoding MarR family transcriptional regulator — protein sequence MPIELTPSQALGLWHSVSLAQVRVDSRDLTLRQLAILLHIYLVPPPHTVRGLAATLGVTKPVITRALDTMGALGLVDRTRDERDRRNVVIKRTVEGALYLEKFGDLIIDQGRKQLK from the coding sequence TTGCCGATCGAGCTAACGCCCTCCCAGGCCCTCGGGCTTTGGCATTCGGTGTCGCTCGCCCAGGTTCGCGTCGACAGCCGCGACCTGACCTTGCGGCAGCTGGCGATCCTGCTGCACATCTACCTCGTGCCGCCGCCGCACACCGTGCGTGGATTGGCGGCGACGCTTGGGGTCACCAAGCCGGTCATCACCCGCGCGCTCGACACCATGGGAGCGCTTGGACTTGTCGATCGCACCCGCGACGAGCGTGATCGCCGCAACGTCGTCATCAAAAGGACAGTCGAGGGTGCTCTCTATCTTGAAAAATTCGGTGACCTGATCATTGATCAGGGCCGCAAGCAGCTGAAGTGA
- a CDS encoding leucyl aminopeptidase family protein codes for MAPYQFIERPSPFNTSAGKTLPIFAVTPAHIETGTIDPIALDWARKACFTAESGAVLLIPSADGHLGGALFGLGSNPSEAPFLAGKLARALPAGKWHIETAPLTANRLALGYGLGSYRFERYKSAKGEPPTLLIPADADATDIKRQLAGVFLARDLINTPTNDMGPEALEGAFRALAAHYKADVSVITGEALLTQNFPLVHTVGRASAEAPRLLELRWGKKGHKKVTLVGKGVCFDTGGLDIKPSASMLLMKKDMGGAANVLGLALMIMDAKLKVDLRVIVPVVENSISANAFRPGDIYRSRKGLTVQIDNTDAEGRLILADALAYADEEKTDLLVDMATLTGAARVALGPDLPPFFTDDADLAHDLTEASLEVDDPMWRMPLYNGYDKDVSARIADLTNAPAGGMAGSITAALFLRRFVTNAKSWVHFDIFGWAPSERPHSTVGGEAQAIRALYQHVQKMTR; via the coding sequence ATGGCTCCCTATCAGTTCATCGAGCGGCCGTCGCCGTTCAACACCAGCGCCGGCAAGACCCTGCCGATCTTCGCCGTCACGCCGGCGCATATCGAGACGGGGACGATCGACCCGATCGCTTTGGACTGGGCGCGCAAGGCATGCTTTACGGCCGAGTCCGGCGCGGTGTTGTTGATCCCGTCCGCCGACGGCCATCTTGGCGGCGCGCTCTTCGGCCTCGGCAGCAACCCGTCGGAAGCGCCGTTCCTCGCAGGCAAGCTGGCGCGGGCGCTGCCGGCCGGCAAATGGCATATCGAAACGGCACCGCTGACGGCCAACCGGCTGGCGCTCGGCTACGGCCTCGGCTCCTATCGCTTCGAGCGCTACAAGTCCGCCAAGGGCGAACCGCCGACGCTGCTCATCCCCGCCGATGCGGACGCGACCGACATCAAGCGCCAGCTCGCTGGCGTGTTCCTCGCCCGTGACCTCATCAACACGCCGACCAACGACATGGGACCGGAAGCGCTCGAAGGCGCGTTCCGCGCGCTTGCCGCCCACTACAAGGCCGATGTTTCGGTCATAACCGGCGAAGCGCTGCTGACGCAGAACTTCCCGCTGGTTCACACCGTCGGCCGCGCCAGCGCCGAGGCTCCGCGCCTGCTGGAGCTGCGCTGGGGCAAGAAGGGCCACAAGAAGGTAACGCTCGTCGGCAAGGGCGTGTGCTTCGATACGGGCGGTCTCGACATCAAGCCGTCGGCCTCCATGCTGCTGATGAAGAAGGACATGGGCGGTGCCGCCAACGTCCTTGGCCTGGCGCTAATGATCATGGACGCCAAGCTCAAGGTGGATCTGCGCGTCATCGTGCCGGTGGTCGAAAACTCTATTTCCGCCAATGCCTTCCGGCCGGGCGACATCTATCGCAGCCGCAAGGGCCTGACCGTGCAGATCGACAATACCGATGCCGAAGGCCGGCTGATCCTTGCCGACGCGCTCGCCTATGCTGACGAAGAGAAGACGGATCTGCTCGTCGACATGGCGACGCTGACCGGTGCCGCGCGCGTCGCGCTCGGCCCGGATCTGCCGCCTTTCTTCACCGACGATGCCGATCTGGCCCACGATCTGACGGAAGCAAGCCTCGAGGTCGACGATCCGATGTGGCGCATGCCGCTCTATAACGGGTATGACAAGGATGTCTCGGCCCGCATCGCCGACCTCACCAACGCGCCTGCGGGCGGCATGGCCGGATCGATCACTGCGGCACTCTTCCTCCGGCGCTTCGTCACCAACGCCAAGAGCTGGGTCCATTTCGATATCTTCGGCTGGGCTCCGTCCGAGCGCCCGCATTCGACGGTTGGCGGGGAGGCGCAGGCAATCCGTGCGCTTTACCAGCACGTCCAGAAGATGACGAGGTAA